In Glandiceps talaboti chromosome 16, keGlaTala1.1, whole genome shotgun sequence, a single window of DNA contains:
- the LOC144447165 gene encoding ATP-dependent RNA helicase DHX58-like, whose amino-acid sequence MAHSLFDRVEEELANYVEPPEIEVLRRLRCKLMHDIVPKNLILYLTCLSSVEEDEIKTVEKNEGGIRGALKLLDLIVKKKNWYEDLLAALNDDEVKQGHLATMLNEEQSFDEPMTFGDSYTEEGSNTLGDLKAPPPFTETPSGKSTDTQSDNTEDDVPRGPKLQKLDVDVEPSSSNQYPSTPPPPYSPPRVHPGHGEDRQTGINQQPITVHFHAGVTFNLGEHNSTTGIQPSQANGEQLRESEEERGVPLEENKQADGDTFDKSQDEKQPKDHSAKKRHHSETDSIPGDPACGKEQIGKKLIYEELTPRGYQEELAAPAQRGQNCIICAPTGTGKTHVAIMIAKHHMESSLTEQAKTLDMNLTTIDPSSKLSRKTLFVVNQIHQLNQTYKRLKTFLPLFNIAKRSGASTAKIEFEDLVQINDILITTGGVLMNRLEEKKTSLSMFSLIVVDECHHAMKDHPYNMIMVNYLRMKNQENAADFEASESAFQSPQIVGLTASPGTGGKSKLEAAKQHILTLCANLDAQCLVSVQDPDNKEELRRVSNDPGQISRSIPPRNPDPFKTTVQDMMTDIEIKANIRGRCQDHGTQPYENMIMEERLKAISAKMQDVAVCCDHLDIYNNALRMSNDCRMADGLKIIDDFYNERVIRRQHENSDIESWLYGIYRRKASTLYEISTEEDKYPNPKLDMLKVTLQSEMADSSNEFRGMIFVKMRNLAKAICEYTRRDVSLKDLKADILTGVRGKSQDGQMTQAEQDATIQRFANGDCKLLVATSVAEEGLDIQECRMVINYNHATNEISLRQSHGRARKKQSTRHFIGDADVALRDKVNIFLDQQMEKAVEEIQNRMPKDDFYKEVLLIQNFVLDKRNQKEEAQKQKKSLNEADSVKLYCKGCPDNLVCQGSDVSKFETNHILIDADIVNTKVEFREHRNEEKKKSGIKKIYCKSCKQDWGNTLPPPQCFPVIKIASFIVEYSDGSRKRIKQWKNFPVDSIDVLPFPKFTVTCV is encoded by the exons ATGGCACATTCATTATTTGATCGAGTTGAAGAAGAACTCGCCAACTACGTCGAACCACCAGAAATAGAAGTACTGCGTCGTCTACGCTGTAAATTGATGCACGATATTGTGCCGAAAAACCTGATACTGTATTTAACGTGTCTCTCCTCAGTAGAAGAAGATGAAATCAAGACTGTTGAAAAGAATGAGGGTGGCATTCGCGGTGCGTTGAAGTTGCTGGACCTGATCGTTAAGAAGAAAAATTGGTATGAAGACCTGTTGGCAGCGTTGAACGACGATGAGGTCAAACAAGGTCACCTTGCTACAATGCTAAATGAAG aGCAAAGTTTTGATGAACCTATGACATTTGGGGACAGTTATACTGAGGAAGGTTCAAATACATTAGGAGACCTTAAGGCACCACCACCTTTTacagaaacaccatctggtaaATCTACAGACACTCAAAGTGACAACACTGAAGATGATGTTCCCAGAGGTCCTA AATTACAAAAACTTGATGTAGATGTAGaaccatcatcatcaaatcAATACCCTTCTACTCCACCACCTCCATATTCACCTCCACGTGTACACCCAGGCCATGgtgaagacagacagacagggattAACCAACAACCGATTACAGTTCATTTCCATGCGGGTGTAACATTCAATCTTGGTGAACACAACTCGACAACTGGGATACAACCATCTCAAGCAAATGGCGAACAGCTGAGAGAAAGTG AAGAAGAAAGAGGTGTACCACTGGAAGAAAATAAACAAGCAGATGGAGATACCTTTGACAAATCACAGGATGAAAAGCAGCCCAAAGACCATTCTG CCAAGAAAAGGCATCATTCTGAAACTGATAGCATCCCTGGAGACCCTGCATGTGGAAAAGAACAAATTGGCAAAAA ATTGATATATGAAGAGCTGACTCCTAGGGGTTACCAAGAGGAATTAGCAGCACCAGCACAGAGAGGACAGAACTGCATTATTTGTGCCCCTACTGGTACTGGTAAAACACACGTAGCAATCATGATTGCTAAACACCACATGGAGTCTTCATTGACAGAGCAAGCCAAAACCCTTGATATGAATTTAACCACAATAGACCCCTCGTCCAAGCTGAGCAGGAAAACCCTTTTTGTTGTTAATCAAATCCACCAACTTAACCAGACCTATAAACGATTGAAGACGTTCCTACCACTCTTCAATATCGCTAAACGCAGTGGTGCATCAACAGCCAAAATCGAGTTTGAAGACCTGGTGCAAATTAATGATATCCTAATCACAACTGGAGGTGTCTTGATGAACAGGCTGGAGGAAAAGAAGACAAGTCTATCCATGTTTTCCTTGATTGTGGTTGATGAATGTCACCATGCCATGAAGGACCATCCATACAACATGATCATGGTTAATTACTTGCGAATGAAGAACCAGGAGAATGCAGCTGATTTCGAAGCTTCTGAATCAGCATTTCAAAGTCCCCAAATTGTCGGCTTGACAGCTAGCCCAGGAACTGGTGGCAAGAGTAAGCTAGAAGCAGCCAAACAACATATTTTGACTTTGTGCGCAAacttagatgctcagtgtcttGTATCAGTGCAAGACCCAGACAACAAAGAAGAACTTCGGCGTGTATCTAATGACCCAGGACAGATCAGCAGGTCGATACCACCAAGAAACCCTGATCCTTTCAAGACAACTGTTCAAGATATGATGACTGACATTGAAATCAAAGCCAACATTCGTGGGAGATGCCAAGATCATGGAACACAGCCTTATGAGAACATGATAATGGAAGAAAGGCTCAAAGCAATAAGTGCTAAGATGCAAGACGTTGCTGTCTGCTGTGACCATCTCGATATTTATAACAATG CTCTGCGCATGAGTAATGATTGTAGGATGGCAGATGGTCTGAAGATCATTGATGACTTTTACAATGAAAGAGTAATACGACGCCAACATGAAAACTCAGATATTGAATCATGGTTATACGGTATCTATAGAC GGAAAgcaagtacattgtatgaaatAAGTACAGAAGAGGATAAATATCCAAATCCAAAGCTGGATATGTTAAAAGTTACCCTACAAAGTGAAATGGCAGACAGCAGTAATGAGTTTAGAG GCATGATATTTGTCAAAATGAGAAACCTGGCAAAAGCTATCTGTGAATATACAAGAAGGGATGTCAGTCTTAAAGACTTAAAAGCTGATATACTGACTGGTGTTCGAGGCAAGTCCCAGGACGGCCAGATGACCCAGGCAGAGCAAGATGCCACCATCCAAAGATTTGCAAATGGTGACTGTAAACTGCTAGTGGCTACTAGTGTTGCTGAAGAAGGGTTAGATATTCAAGAATGCCGCATGGTAATCAATTATAACCATGCAACAAATGAGATATCACTGCGGCAGTCACATGGTCGTGCACGTAAAAAGCAAAGTACACGGCATTTCATCGGTGATGCCGACGTGGCTTTGCGAGATAAAGTTAACATATTTTTAGACCAGCAAATGGAAAAAGCAGTCGAAGAAATTCAGAATCGTATGCCTAAAGATGATTTCTACAAAGAAGTTTTGCTTATCCAGAATTTTGTTTTAGATAAAAGAAATCAAAAGGAAGAAGCTCAGAAACAAAAAAAGAGCTTGAATGAAGCAGATTCAGTAAAGCTGTATTGTAAAGGTTGTCCTGACAACTTGGTGTGTCAAGGCAGTGATGTTtctaaatttgaaacaaatcacATCCTCATTGATGCAGATATTGTCAACACTAAAGTAGAATTTAGAGAACACAGAaatgaagagaaaaaaaaatcgggGATAAAGAAAATCTACTGTAAAAGTTGCAAGCAAGATTGGGGAAACACTCTTCCACCACCACAGTGTTTTCCAGTTATCAAGATTGCTAGCTTTATTGTAGAATACAGTGATGGTTCCAGGAAACGAATAAAACAATGGAAAAATTTCCCAGTTGATTCCATTGATGTATTGCCATTCCCTAAATTCACTGTCACATGTGTTTaa
- the LOC144447166 gene encoding tubulin-specific chaperone cofactor E-like protein yields MATNASSPKPDKKVSLPQAFKERYQDDESQSEGIGSIVIALPSRKSGSAPFVPQCLTFYDCCINCAGDDGEIEKLCPGVKELDLTQNKLEDWKEVFSIVSQLPHLQFLNLSANPLTQPLAKEQLEIVSMAPITKLVLNNTRVKWDALPLLLSIMPKLEELHLSLNSYGTVDISGTPHTGIKLLQFNNNGITDFQQICKLGKVFPNLEHLYLVENNIQMLSGNFPDSFPCLKCLSITNNEISSWEELDKINEFPKLSDIRIKCIPFLDTYPEKERRALVVARLPGVLRLNGTRITETEREDAERRFIRYYMDKDPDEQPQRYHDLVKVCGKLDPLVEIDMSPDYVVCCLIKYEDKQSLMKVDTKKTVLEFKAELESFVGLPPNEFRLFYFDHDMIGTAYGGREELASAKRHLHAFKLKDGDEFHIEKHWHGAEGKFCSTCLTCLYQ; encoded by the exons ATGGCAACCAATGCATCATCACCAAAGCCTGATAAAAAGGTATCCCTACCACAAGCATTCAAAGAGAGATACCAGGATGATGAATCCCAGTCTGAGGGTATTGGTAGTATAGTCATAGCCCTACCAAGTCGCAAATCAG GGTCAGCACCATTTGTCCCACAATGCCTTACTTTTTATGACTGCTGCATAAACTGTGCAGGGGATGATGGGGAAATTGAGAAGCTATGTCCTGGGGTAAAGGAACTTGATCTTACACAGAACAAACTTGAAGACTGGAAAGAG GTGTTTTCCATTGTGTCTCAACTACCTCATTTACAATTCCTGAACCTCAGCGCCAATCCTCTCACTCAGCCACTCGCAAAAGAACAACTGGAGATCGTATCCATGGCACCAATCACCAAATTAGTGCTAAATAATACCAGGGTAAAGTGGGATGCTCTTCCTCTATTACTGAGTATTATGCCAAA attggaagaactgcATCTAAGTCTGAATAGTTATGGAACTGTAGACATATCTGGCACTCCACATACTGGCATTAAGTTGTTGCAGTTCAACAATAACGGAATAACAGACTTCCAGCAAATTTGTAAACTTGGAAAAGTCTTCCCAAACTTGGAGCACTTGTACCTGGTGGAGAACAACATCCAAATGCTCTCTGGGAATTTTCCAGACAGCTTTCCTTGTCTCAAATGTTTAAGCATCACCAACAACGAAATAAGTAGCTGGGAAGAGTTGGATAAGATTAATGAGTTCCCAAAATTGAGTGATATCCGTATAAAATGTATACCATTCCTGGATACGTACCCGGAGAAGGAAAGACGTGCTTTGGTTGTAGCTAGGTTGCCCGGTGTGTTGAGGTTGAATGGCACTAGAATAACAGAAACTGAGAGAGAGGATGCTGAAAGACGGTTTATCAGATATTATATGGATAAAGATCCTGATGAACAACCACAGAG GTACCATGACTTAGTAAAGGTGTGTGGAAAATTGGATCCACTGGTAGAAATTGATATGTCCCCAGATTACGTTGTTTGTTGTCTTATCAAATATGAAGACAAACAGAGCCTCATGAAAGTTGACACCAAAAAAACAGTCTTGGAGTTCAAAGCTGAGTTGGAATCATTTGTAGGGCTCCCACCAAATGAATTtcgattgttttattttgaccatGACATGATTGGCACTGCATATGGTGGTCGTGAGGAGCTGGCATCAGCTAAGCGACATTTGCATGCTTTTAAATTAAAAGATGGGGATGAATTTCATATAGAGAAACACTGGCATGGGGCTGAAGGAAAGTTTTGTAGTACCTGTCTTACATGCTTGTATCAGTAA